One segment of Leptodactylus fuscus isolate aLepFus1 chromosome 7, aLepFus1.hap2, whole genome shotgun sequence DNA contains the following:
- the LOC142212959 gene encoding olfactory receptor 12D1-like: protein MNIINYTSVNEFFLAGLGVDDDFKVIFFLTFLLLYLLTLVSNLSIMIITISDLILHTPMYFFLRNLAFQDICVATVVVPRMLIDFLSQKRMISFYGCMLQIHFFHFMGGTEVVLFTVMSYDRYVAIAHPLRYSTIMSYQVCFGLTLFSWVIGFCHGLVHSIMTSRLPFCGPNVVKHFFCDVKPLLSLACADVSLNVKLLLTVTGTLAISTLILIIFSYVFIGKFLLKIKTSQGRKRALSTCSGHFTVVTLQYGTAIFTYMRPSTENSLAQDRAATIMLFAITPALNPILYTLRNKDIKKACKKFLKISH, encoded by the coding sequence atgaatataataaattacACCTCAGTAAATGAATTTTTCTTGGCTGGTCTGGGAGTCGATGATGATTTTAAGGTGATTTTCTTCTTAACCTTTCTATTACTGTACCTGCTAACTTTGGTATCAAATCTGTCCATAATGATTATCACTATTTCTGATCTCATTCTTCATACACCCATGTATTTCTTCTTGAGGAACTTGGCCTTCCAGGATATATGTGTCGCAACAGTGGTTGTCCCCAGGATGCTCATAGATTTTTTATCTCAGAAGAGGATGATCTCATTTTATGGTTGCATGTTACAAATACATTTCTTCCATTTCATGGGCGGTACAGAAGTTGTACTTTTTACAGTCATGTCCTacgacagatatgtggccattgCACATCCTCTAAGATACTCAACCATCATGAGTTACCAAGTCTGTTTTGGTTTAACTTTATTTTCTTGGGTCATTGGATTTTGTCATGGGTTAgtccacagtataatgacttCAAGGCTTCCATTCTGTGGACCAAATGTGGTCAAACATTTCTTCTGTGACGTTAAACCATTGCTTAGTTTGGCCTGTGCGGATGTATCTCTGAACGTCAAGCTGCTTCTTACAGTCACTGGAACATTAGCTATCTCAACCTTAATATTAATTATCTTTTCTTATGTTTTCATTGGCAAATTTCTtttaaaaattaagacctcacaaGGACGAAAACGTGCATTGTCTACCTGTAGTGGACATTTTACTGTAGTTACTCTTCAATACGGAACTGCTATATTCACCTATATGCGGCCGTCTACAGAAAATTCTTTAGCTCAAGACAGAGCAGCCACCATTATGCTCTTTGCTATAACCCCAGCATTAAACCCAATTTTATATACGTTAAGAAACAAAGACATAAAGAAAGCTTGCAAGAAGTTTCTCAAAATTTCTCATTGA